The proteins below are encoded in one region of Sulfolobus islandicus Y.N.15.51:
- a CDS encoding plastocyanin/azurin family copper-binding protein, with protein sequence MESKKLLLIGIIVAVVVASVVGYAYYYNYYLPVQNSLTYYNQQLQYMGYYSQGNYGMMGGGMMGGEGMYHMMGYYGGYATLYENTIPISEAISMMRNIPSYVKVFPNNNTLLFTSSNIVLVVLGMGHERAINLTGQQPPAYAQHDVFVIYGLINPTLIIPRGATVQVVFINLDDDMLHNIAIIPVPPPYPYYPMMYIRMNTIGMTPMLPYANYNSGQAYEFSFTTTLSQPSVYYYVCEYPGHAEMGMYGEIVVA encoded by the coding sequence ATGGAAAGCAAAAAGTTACTATTAATAGGCATAATAGTTGCAGTTGTGGTTGCGAGTGTAGTAGGATATGCTTACTATTATAATTACTATCTACCTGTCCAAAATTCTTTAACATACTATAACCAACAATTACAGTACATGGGATATTATTCACAAGGAAATTACGGAATGATGGGTGGAGGAATGATGGGAGGTGAAGGAATGTACCACATGATGGGATATTATGGAGGTTATGCTACCTTATATGAGAATACTATTCCAATAAGCGAGGCAATATCCATGATGAGAAATATACCATCTTACGTTAAAGTGTTTCCCAATAACAACACTTTACTTTTCACCTCTTCAAATATAGTATTAGTAGTTTTGGGAATGGGTCATGAGAGGGCAATAAACTTAACTGGACAACAACCGCCAGCCTATGCACAGCACGATGTCTTCGTAATTTATGGTTTGATTAACCCAACACTTATTATCCCGAGGGGAGCTACAGTTCAAGTTGTATTCATTAATCTAGATGATGATATGTTACATAATATTGCAATTATACCAGTCCCACCACCTTACCCCTATTACCCTATGATGTACATTAGAATGAATACAATAGGAATGACGCCAATGTTACCTTATGCGAACTATAATTCTGGACAAGCTTATGAGTTCAGCTTTACAACCACCTTGAGTCAGCCAAGTGTATATTATTACGTTTGCGAATATCCCGGTCATGCAGAAATGGGAATGTATGGAGAGATAGTGGTGGCGTAA
- a CDS encoding DUF2249 domain-containing protein — MELDLRSVEPEYRHRLVLESFDKLKEEEELTVIADHYPSHLIQLLSGHVEKYKVEQTENGDFVLRLTKKKGESNKAIISHISEFRKTGEVFTPIPVLRKEEYGVILVFFKPSQYIPIHAPNSDLIFYVLQGQGKVTIGNKEYEVRDGSIVIVPKGVKRGVKADTYMEALHIVVPSPSPEDHEKVMGAAKKGIAEVNLKH, encoded by the coding sequence ATGGAACTAGATCTAAGAAGTGTGGAACCAGAATATAGGCACAGACTAGTGTTAGAAAGCTTCGATAAGCTAAAAGAAGAAGAGGAGTTGACAGTAATAGCTGATCACTATCCATCTCACTTAATACAACTATTATCTGGTCATGTTGAGAAGTATAAGGTTGAGCAAACGGAAAATGGTGATTTCGTATTAAGGTTGACAAAAAAGAAGGGAGAAAGTAATAAGGCGATAATTTCACACATTTCCGAGTTTAGAAAAACTGGAGAAGTTTTCACTCCAATTCCAGTACTTAGAAAAGAAGAGTATGGGGTTATTTTGGTCTTTTTCAAGCCAAGCCAATACATTCCAATACATGCACCAAATTCAGATTTAATATTTTATGTACTGCAAGGACAGGGAAAAGTTACCATTGGCAATAAGGAATATGAAGTACGTGATGGATCAATCGTAATAGTACCTAAAGGAGTTAAGAGAGGAGTTAAGGCTGACACTTATATGGAGGCTTTACACATAGTTGTACCAAGCCCTTCACCAGAAGATCACGAGAAAGTAATGGGAGCAGCCAAAAAGGGTATTGCAGAGGTTAATCTAAAACACTAG
- a CDS encoding ABC transporter permease family protein, giving the protein MDNISSLVGKVELENGTVYPPVTVPYAVIGHDIAHPIPNITIQPGSTIILKLSNGNTVPLTVYGVLQSTQSIVIGDTSDAIFIPLSEARALINPPGYFLVVLQAGSISEINTITTLLSYIYGNSLTVTTIQQAVSSVQVIITSFSFLVILIGSISLFVGAVGIMGITLARVYQRTREIGIMKTLRANN; this is encoded by the coding sequence GTGGATAACATATCGTCATTGGTAGGAAAGGTGGAACTTGAGAATGGCACAGTGTATCCCCCAGTGACGGTGCCATACGCAGTAATAGGCCATGATATAGCACATCCCATTCCAAATATAACCATTCAACCTGGTTCAACGATAATTCTAAAACTATCTAATGGAAATACGGTTCCCTTAACAGTATATGGTGTATTACAATCAACCCAATCCATTGTCATAGGTGATACCTCAGATGCCATTTTCATTCCATTAAGTGAGGCCAGGGCGCTGATAAATCCTCCGGGCTATTTTCTAGTAGTATTGCAAGCTGGTAGTATAAGTGAAATTAACACGATCACCACTCTATTAAGCTACATTTACGGAAACTCCTTAACGGTAACTACAATACAGCAAGCAGTATCATCTGTTCAAGTTATAATAACGAGCTTCTCGTTTCTAGTAATATTAATAGGATCTATATCACTATTCGTTGGTGCCGTTGGAATAATGGGGATAACCTTAGCTAGAGTTTATCAGAGAACTAGGGAAATTGGAATAATGAAAACCCTAAGGGCTAACAACTAG
- a CDS encoding ABC transporter permease family protein: MGGIVGLTLTFVGTYLLDINGIPFNAGSSNGSNLLIVIRPLFSMSDVGISIVIALVTSVIAGIYPAWKASKLTVIEAVRKD, encoded by the coding sequence ATCGGAGGAATAGTAGGACTAACATTAACTTTTGTGGGTACATATTTATTAGACATAAATGGTATACCATTTAATGCAGGTTCAAGCAATGGTTCAAATTTACTTATAGTCATACGTCCACTTTTCTCAATGTCTGACGTTGGAATCTCAATTGTGATAGCCTTAGTGACAAGCGTTATAGCTGGTATATATCCTGCATGGAAGGCCTCCAAATTAACCGTTATAGAAGCGGTTAGAAAAGATTAG
- a CDS encoding hemerythrin domain-containing protein, producing MNTDNMQDIKIIIDFMKNFVDNCHHVKEEKLLFDFLEHKGMVGGPIYVMAYEHNKLRDIINRIEVKYNEPKGLREDLNNLIVMLSSHIDKENNVLFPTAENLLSDDEDKIIYYKFERIEEGFGKERHRKYIELINTLYNRYTNKNQIKDKRINYPTNFSTF from the coding sequence ATGAACACAGATAATATGCAAGATATTAAAATAATTATAGATTTCATGAAGAATTTCGTTGATAATTGCCACCACGTTAAGGAAGAGAAACTACTGTTTGACTTTTTAGAACATAAAGGGATGGTAGGAGGTCCAATTTATGTTATGGCATATGAGCATAACAAGTTAAGGGATATAATAAATAGGATAGAGGTTAAATACAATGAGCCCAAAGGCTTGCGAGAGGATTTGAATAACCTTATCGTGATGTTATCTAGCCATATCGATAAGGAAAATAACGTTCTATTTCCAACTGCTGAAAATTTGCTATCTGATGATGAAGACAAAATAATTTATTATAAATTTGAGAGGATAGAAGAAGGTTTTGGTAAAGAAAGACACAGGAAATATATAGAGCTAATTAACACGCTTTATAATAGATATACCAATAAAAATCAAATAAAAGATAAAAGAATAAATTACCCAACTAATTTTTCTACTTTTTAG
- a CDS encoding metal-dependent hydrolase family protein, with the protein MITLVGKIFDGERIIEQGTVIVENNKIERIVEGIEIPQGSKVIHGNFIMPGLVDSHLHFFGVEEDNVLSWNIVNEIDAAIRSTRDMERLLRSGFTLVRDLGSKVAVRLDYLQRRGEILGPTVIASGYSLAITGGNDNPKDLPIDIAQRLSYSFYCDSPYECRKVVRMAVRQGARVIKVYASGAFSQGGKILPGLALDELKAIVDESHRFSLKVASHAYGKDAIMNSILAGVDTIEHGLGLDDETASMIKERGICYIPTLATYEIPFEVRDPEAKVYREELVKRHFSEDMSIAISHKLKIATGTDYVGSKRRPHGRNYREAVLLSKYMSNLEVLRASTSIASECLDVKAGYIREGYRTDLIVLKDDPTKDIENLKPTNVSYIIKDGRLYTGYGLYQE; encoded by the coding sequence ATGATAACTCTCGTTGGAAAGATATTCGACGGAGAAAGAATTATTGAACAAGGCACAGTAATTGTAGAAAATAATAAGATTGAAAGAATCGTAGAAGGAATCGAGATTCCTCAAGGAAGTAAGGTTATTCATGGCAATTTCATAATGCCAGGGTTAGTCGATTCCCATTTGCATTTCTTCGGAGTTGAAGAGGATAACGTTCTCTCTTGGAATATAGTTAACGAAATTGACGCTGCAATAAGGAGTACTAGGGACATGGAAAGACTATTACGTTCAGGATTTACCCTAGTTAGGGATTTGGGAAGTAAGGTCGCAGTTAGGTTAGATTACCTTCAGAGAAGAGGGGAAATATTAGGACCAACTGTGATCGCCTCTGGATACTCTTTAGCGATTACTGGCGGTAACGATAATCCTAAAGATTTACCAATAGACATTGCACAAAGACTTTCATACTCATTCTACTGTGATTCCCCTTATGAGTGCAGAAAGGTTGTAAGAATGGCAGTAAGGCAAGGTGCTAGAGTAATAAAAGTTTACGCCTCTGGAGCATTTTCTCAAGGTGGAAAAATCTTACCGGGGTTAGCATTGGATGAGCTTAAGGCCATAGTTGACGAATCACATAGGTTTAGTTTGAAAGTGGCGTCTCACGCTTACGGAAAAGATGCAATCATGAACTCAATTTTAGCTGGTGTGGATACAATAGAACATGGCTTAGGATTGGATGATGAAACTGCGAGCATGATTAAGGAAAGGGGAATTTGTTACATTCCGACGTTAGCTACTTATGAAATTCCATTTGAGGTAAGAGATCCTGAAGCTAAGGTTTACAGAGAAGAGTTAGTTAAGAGACATTTCAGCGAGGATATGAGTATCGCCATTTCCCATAAATTGAAAATAGCTACTGGCACGGATTACGTGGGATCTAAGAGGAGACCTCATGGACGGAACTACAGAGAAGCTGTGTTGCTATCTAAATATATGAGCAATTTAGAGGTATTAAGGGCATCAACTTCAATAGCTTCCGAATGCCTTGACGTTAAAGCCGGTTATATAAGGGAAGGGTATAGGACTGACTTAATAGTATTAAAGGATGATCCCACTAAGGATATTGAGAACTTGAAGCCCACTAACGTTTCATACATTATTAAGGATGGCAGATTATATACTGGTTATGGATTGTATCAAGAATAA